The sequence below is a genomic window from Egibacteraceae bacterium.
GCGCGGTGGAGCTCCCAGCGCGAGGTGACCATGCCGGCCTCCTTGGAGGAGTCGGAGTAGCCGAGCATCACCTCCTGCATGTCGCCGCGGAGGGCGACGAGGCGGCGGTAGGCGGGGTTGCGCAGCAGCGCGTCGAGGAACTCACCCGCCCCGCGCACGGCGGCGAGCGTCTCGAGCAGCGGCACGAAACCGATCAGGGCGATCCCGGCGTGGACGTCGAGGAGTCCCACCTCCCGGGCCAGCACGGCGGGAGCGAGCACGTCGTCGACGCCTTCGGCCATCGACACGATGTAGGACTCGATCACATCGGGGCCGTACCGCTCGAGCGCCTCGGCGATGACCCGGAACGTCGCCAGCGCCGCGCCGGCCTCGTCGTCGAGGACGGTGGTCGGCCCGGTCAGCGGCCGCCGGCCGCAGAGCTCCTCGGTGAGCAGCGCCGTGCGGGCCTCCCGGTCGCGGTCTTCGTAGGGGGGTTGGAGCCCTATGTGCCCGTAGAGCGAGGCGAGCGCGGTGTGATGGGCGGTCGTGTGCTCCCGAACGTCCATGGTCGCGAGGTGCAGCCGGAACGCGGCGACGAGCCGCATCACCCGCGCGACGGGCCCCCGGGCGATGCGCTTGCCACGGTTGGCGATGAGCGAGTCGTACATGAGCCGCAGCTCCGCGAGGAGCTCGCCGGCCTCGCGGTACTCCTCCGCACCGGGGACGCGGTCGTCGAGGACGCGCGCCCGGGTGTTGCGCAGCCGCTCGCCGATGTAGGCGCACTTGAGCCGGTAGGGCTCCTCGCGGTTGAGGCGGGCGTAGCGCTCGTAGACGTGCGGGAGCCGGCGACGGTCCTCGGCGAGGCTCTGCTCGAGACCGGGGCTCACGCCGGTCACACGGACCGACGGCGACAGCTGGCCCGCGAGCGCCTCCACGGCGGTGAGCAGGTCGCGCAGCGCATGGTCGGCCTGGACCCGCAGGACCTGGCGCGTCACCGCTGCGGTCACGTGCGGGTTGCCGTCGCGGTCACCCCCGACCCAGGTGCCGAAGCGCACGGGCGCCGCGTCGGGAGGCAGCTCGAGGCCGAGGCCGGCGAGGCACGTGGCGACGTCGTCGAAGAGGTCGGGCACCACGGTGGCGAACAGCTCGTCGAAGTAGTAGAGCACCGCGCGCGCCTCGTCGACCGGCTGTGGGCGCTCCATGCGCAGCTCGTCGGTCTGCCACAGCAGCTCGACGAGCTCCTCCAGCCGGCGGTCGACCCGGTCGACGTCCGCCTTCGTCGCGCGGGGGTCGTTGCGGACGGCGAGGAGGTCGGCGATGCGGTGCAGCTTCGTGAGCACGGAGCGACGGGACGCCTCGGTGGGGTGGGCGGTGAACACCGGACGCAGTTCGAGGCGCGCGAGCACGGCTCGGATCTCGTCGGGATCGAGCCCCGCCTCGCAGATTCGCCGGACCGCCGCCGCCAGCGAGCTCTCGTCGGCCTCCTTATCCACGACCCGGTGCGTCTGCTCGGCGATGTTGGCGAGGTGGAAGTAGGTGGTGAACGCCCTCGCCAGCGGGATCGTCGTGTCGAGGTCGATGCCCTCGAGCAGCTCCTGCAGCGCCCCGCCGGCGTGGGGGGAGGCCAGCGCCGCCTTGCTCCGAAGCCGCACCTGCTCGACGAGGTTGAGCAGCCCGTCGCCGTGCTGGCGCACGAGCGTGTCGCCGAGTAGCGTCGCGAGCCGGCGGATGTCCGAGCGCAGCCCGCTGTTGCCCGCCTCGGCGGCATCGACCGTCGTCTCGACCTCCACGCGACCTCCCGGATCGACCCCCGCGCTCGCACACCACCCCGCCACGCGGCCCCGGGCGCACGCCGGGGACCACGCCGCAGCCCACGGCCATGTCACCATGGCGCGCAGGAGGAGCGTAACGCGGGCCGGCGCCGACGTGCGAGCCGCGCCGTCCCTGGGGTTTGATACCGCTGCGTCCTTTCGCCCCCCGCCGACCGTGCTAGGAGAAGCCCGATGGCCGACAGCTTCGGCGCCCGTTCGACCCTGCGGGTCGGCGACCGGTCGTTCACGATCCACCGTCTCGACGCGCTCGCGCAAGCCGGGGACGTGGAGCGCATGCCCTACTCGCTGCGGATCCTCGCGGAGAACCTCCTGCGCCACGAGGACGGCAGCGTGGTGACCGCCGAGGACGTCGCCGCGGTCGCCGGTTGGGACCCCGCCGCCACGCCCTCGCAGGAGACGCGCTTCACCCCGGCGAGGGTGCTGCTGCAGGACTTCACCGGCGTCCCCGCGATCGTGGATCTGGCCGCCATGCGCGACGCGATGGCCGAGCTCGGCGGTGACCCCGCCGTCATCGAGCCGCGCCTGCCCGCAGAGCTTGTCATAGACCATTCGATCATCGCCGACGTGGCGGGCGTTCCCGACGCCTTCCGGCGCAACGCCGAGCTCGAGTTCGCGCGCAACCGTGAGCGCTACGCGTTCCTGCGGTGGGGCCAGGACGCGTTCCGGCGTCTGGCGGTCGTCCCGCCGAACACCGGCATCGTGCACCAGGTCAACCTCGAGTACCTCGCCCGCGTCGTCGTCGCCGACGGCGAGGACCCCGCCGGCCCCCAGGCCTACCCCGACACCCTGGTCGGCACCGACTCCCACACCCCGATGGTCAACGGCCTCGGGGTGCTCGGCTGGGGGGTCGGCGGCATCGAGGCGGAGGCGGCGATGCTCGGCCAGCCGATCTCGATGCTCATCCCACAGGTCGTGGGGTTCTGCCTGTCCGGGGAGCTGCCCGAGGGCTCGACCGCAACGGACCTCGTGCTCACCGTGACCGAGCTGCTGCGCCGGCACGGCGTGGTCGGCAAGTTCGTCGAGTTCTACGGTCCCGGAGTGGCGAGCGTGCCGCTGGCGAACCGCGCGACGATCGGCAACATGTCGCCCGAGTACGGTTCGACGTGCGCGATCTTCCCCATCGATGATGAAACCCTGCGCTACCTCGCGTTCACCGGGCGCGACCCCGAGCAGGTCGCGCTCGTCGAGGCGTACGCGAAGGAGCAGGGGCTGTTCCACGACCCCACCGTCACCCCCGTCTACTCCGAAGCGCTCGAGCTCGACCTGTCCACGGTGGTGCCAAGCCTCGCCGGCCCGACGCGGCCGCAGGACCGGGTCCCCCTCGACGAGGCACCGGCGTCGTTGCGCACCGCGCTGCGTCGTTGGGTCCCCGTCATCGACGACAGCCTCGACGAGGCCGTGGACGAGAGCTTCCCGGCGAGCGACCCGCCCGCACCGGCGGAGCACGCGGTGCCCGACCCGGGGCGTCGCCTCGAGGGCACCCCCGCCCCGCCCGACCAGGCCCCCGTGAGCGTGCGCCTCGCCGACGGCACGACCGTCGACCTCGCCCACGGCCACGTCGTCATCGCGGCCATCACGTCGTGCACGAACACGTCGAACCCGTCGGTCATGCTCGCCGCGGGCCTCCTGGCCCGCAAGGCCGTCGAACGCGGCCTGACCGCGAAGCCGTGGGTGAAGACCTCCCTCGCGCCGGGCTCCCAGGTGGTGACCGACTACTACGAGCGCGCCGGCCTGACCCCGGCGCTCGAGAAGCTCGGCTTCCACCTCGTCGGCTACGGGTGCACGACGTGCATCGGCAACTCCGGGCCGCTCGCCCCCGAGATCTCCGCAGCGGTCCACGAGCACGATCTCGCCGTCGCGTCGGTGCTGTCGGGAAACCGCAACTTCGAAGGTCGCATCAACCCCGACTGCAAGCTGAACTACCTCGCGTCGCCTCCGCTCGTCGTGGCCTACGCCCTCGCCGGATCCATGGACGTCAACCTCCTCGACGACCCGCTCGGCCACGACCACGACGGTCAGCCCGTGTACCTGCGCGACGTGTGGCCCTCGAGCGCCGAGGTCACCGCAACCGTCGAGGAGGCGATCAGCTCGGAGCTGTTCGCCGCCCGCTACGCCGACGTCTTCCGCGGCGACGAGCGCTGGCGTGGCCTCGACGTGCCGACCGGCGACCGCTTCGCCTGGGACCCCGACTCCACGTATGTGCGCCGGCCGACCTTCTTCGACGGGCTGCCGCTCGAGCCGTCTCCGGTCACCGACATCACCGGCGCGCGTGCCCTCGTCGTCCTCGGCGACAGCGTGACCACCGACCACATCTCGCCCGCCGGGGCTATAGCGACCGGCAGCGCCGCCGGGCGCTACCTCCAGGACCACGGGGTGCCCCCCGCGCAGTTCAACTCGTACGGCTCCCGG
It includes:
- the ppc gene encoding phosphoenolpyruvate carboxylase, translated to MEVETTVDAAEAGNSGLRSDIRRLATLLGDTLVRQHGDGLLNLVEQVRLRSKAALASPHAGGALQELLEGIDLDTTIPLARAFTTYFHLANIAEQTHRVVDKEADESSLAAAVRRICEAGLDPDEIRAVLARLELRPVFTAHPTEASRRSVLTKLHRIADLLAVRNDPRATKADVDRVDRRLEELVELLWQTDELRMERPQPVDEARAVLYYFDELFATVVPDLFDDVATCLAGLGLELPPDAAPVRFGTWVGGDRDGNPHVTAAVTRQVLRVQADHALRDLLTAVEALAGQLSPSVRVTGVSPGLEQSLAEDRRRLPHVYERYARLNREEPYRLKCAYIGERLRNTRARVLDDRVPGAEEYREAGELLAELRLMYDSLIANRGKRIARGPVARVMRLVAAFRLHLATMDVREHTTAHHTALASLYGHIGLQPPYEDRDREARTALLTEELCGRRPLTGPTTVLDDEAGAALATFRVIAEALERYGPDVIESYIVSMAEGVDDVLAPAVLAREVGLLDVHAGIALIGFVPLLETLAAVRGAGEFLDALLRNPAYRRLVALRGDMQEVMLGYSDSSKEAGMVTSRWELHRAQRRLVEVAHEHGVALRIFHGRGGSVGRGGGPTHKAVLAQPPATVDAQIKITEQGEVISDKYGLRALARRTLDLTLGATLEASLLHRELIAAPANLARWDEAMELVSRAAYAAYRALVDAPGFLEYYRTATPVEELSELKIGSRPARRSGNELTGLRAIPWVFGWNQSRQIVPGWFGLGSGLAAARAAGLGDTLAEMHDQWRFFRMLVSDAEMVLTKVDLDIAHRYVQRLVPAQLQHLFDVVVAEHERTLAEVLTLTGEGRLLEHQPVLRRTLAVRDTYLAPLHYLQVALLARVRAVEEPDGELRRALLVTLNGIAAGLRNTG
- a CDS encoding aconitate hydratase, with translation MADSFGARSTLRVGDRSFTIHRLDALAQAGDVERMPYSLRILAENLLRHEDGSVVTAEDVAAVAGWDPAATPSQETRFTPARVLLQDFTGVPAIVDLAAMRDAMAELGGDPAVIEPRLPAELVIDHSIIADVAGVPDAFRRNAELEFARNRERYAFLRWGQDAFRRLAVVPPNTGIVHQVNLEYLARVVVADGEDPAGPQAYPDTLVGTDSHTPMVNGLGVLGWGVGGIEAEAAMLGQPISMLIPQVVGFCLSGELPEGSTATDLVLTVTELLRRHGVVGKFVEFYGPGVASVPLANRATIGNMSPEYGSTCAIFPIDDETLRYLAFTGRDPEQVALVEAYAKEQGLFHDPTVTPVYSEALELDLSTVVPSLAGPTRPQDRVPLDEAPASLRTALRRWVPVIDDSLDEAVDESFPASDPPAPAEHAVPDPGRRLEGTPAPPDQAPVSVRLADGTTVDLAHGHVVIAAITSCTNTSNPSVMLAAGLLARKAVERGLTAKPWVKTSLAPGSQVVTDYYERAGLTPALEKLGFHLVGYGCTTCIGNSGPLAPEISAAVHEHDLAVASVLSGNRNFEGRINPDCKLNYLASPPLVVAYALAGSMDVNLLDDPLGHDHDGQPVYLRDVWPSSAEVTATVEEAISSELFAARYADVFRGDERWRGLDVPTGDRFAWDPDSTYVRRPTFFDGLPLEPSPVTDITGARALVVLGDSVTTDHISPAGAIATGSAAGRYLQDHGVPPAQFNSYGSRRGNHEVMARGTFANIRLRNQLAPGTEGAVTVHLPSGERMSIYEAAMRYQTEDTPLVVLAGVEYGSGSSRDWAAKGPALLGVRAVIAGSYERIHRSNLIGMGILPLQFADGDSVASLGLSGSETFDIVGLAGVDELPRQVTVRADGRAFTATVRIDTPREVDYFRHGGILSYVLRQLLAG